From a region of the Haloferax volcanii DS2 genome:
- a CDS encoding DHH family phosphoesterase produces MEDELIDSSQLSLPRKSVLPGAGFFYPESFDEERAEERAKAKLEDASVAVVTDTDADGLGCVALLREAYDAALDVADFEERIEEKLADDEGDEDEDEDDEDESPLNEEAEEERPKSPVALMGSSPYSLEDDLQRVADYAPEGVEVYVCDLCPDKFEYVEEELAALVETAGEIHWYDHHQWKPEVAEAVRDAGVDLVVGESDEECSTDVTLRELDYEFDERFSELAAVTRDHDLWLNEDERSQDLADYAYWTSKEEYVAVVGAYGADLPPVVEEYIAHRRVEKENLIQAAVDRAELKTVGDWTVGVTYGRCSQNEVADALREAGADAAVVVKPAGSASIRGSDDFERCHEVADLVNGGGHPKAAGCKPDIYDDMLDYAHHWTTQGATTKRVILRAFEQVADAVAEAEAEAAADAEADDDAEDDEGVETER; encoded by the coding sequence AAGACGAGCTCATCGACAGTTCTCAGCTCTCGCTCCCCCGCAAGTCCGTGCTCCCCGGAGCCGGCTTCTTCTACCCCGAGTCGTTCGACGAGGAACGCGCCGAAGAGCGCGCCAAGGCGAAACTCGAAGACGCGTCGGTCGCGGTCGTCACCGACACCGACGCCGACGGCCTCGGCTGCGTCGCCCTCCTCCGGGAGGCGTACGACGCCGCCCTCGACGTGGCCGACTTCGAGGAACGCATCGAGGAGAAACTCGCAGACGACGAAGGCGACGAGGACGAGGACGAGGACGACGAGGACGAATCGCCCCTCAACGAGGAAGCGGAAGAAGAGCGACCGAAATCGCCGGTCGCGCTGATGGGGTCGAGCCCGTACTCGCTCGAAGACGACCTCCAGCGCGTCGCCGACTACGCCCCCGAGGGCGTCGAGGTGTACGTCTGCGACCTCTGTCCGGACAAGTTCGAGTACGTCGAGGAGGAACTGGCCGCGCTCGTCGAGACCGCCGGCGAGATTCACTGGTACGACCACCACCAGTGGAAGCCCGAGGTGGCCGAGGCGGTCCGCGATGCCGGCGTCGACCTCGTCGTCGGTGAGTCCGACGAGGAGTGTTCGACCGACGTGACGCTCCGCGAACTCGACTACGAGTTCGACGAGCGCTTTTCGGAACTCGCGGCCGTCACCCGCGACCACGACCTCTGGCTGAACGAAGACGAGCGGAGTCAGGACCTCGCGGACTACGCCTACTGGACCTCGAAAGAGGAGTACGTCGCCGTCGTCGGCGCGTACGGCGCGGACCTCCCGCCGGTCGTCGAGGAGTACATCGCCCACCGCCGCGTCGAAAAGGAGAACCTTATTCAGGCCGCCGTCGACCGCGCCGAACTGAAGACCGTCGGCGACTGGACGGTCGGCGTTACCTACGGACGATGCTCGCAGAACGAGGTCGCCGACGCCCTCCGCGAGGCGGGCGCGGACGCGGCGGTCGTCGTCAAGCCCGCCGGAAGCGCCTCCATTCGCGGCTCCGACGACTTCGAGCGCTGTCACGAGGTCGCGGACCTCGTCAACGGCGGCGGCCACCCGAAGGCCGCCGGCTGTAAGCCCGACATCTACGACGACATGCTCGACTACGCTCACCACTGGACGACGCAGGGCGCGACGACGAAGCGCGTCATCCTCCGGGCGTTCGAGCAGGTCGCAGACGCGGTCGCGGAGGCGGAAGCGGAAGCCGCGGCCGACGCGGAAGCCGACGATGACGCCGAAGACGACGAAGGCGTCGAAACCGAGCGCTAA
- a CDS encoding DUF5807 family protein yields the protein MSKVTEYLAGERLDDVALYLTHEYLDSQGKLPNMGVEVDNGYVLVVPGDDGRRAFAAGTGMDAMEFAQTAMGNDGDIDDDLSGGTCPEAAAEENHEVKFIFSFAEAQNEEVGGIYEEGDVVHAYAKCTCGTTYSDRWVVDDA from the coding sequence ATGAGCAAGGTAACGGAGTATCTCGCAGGCGAGCGCCTCGACGACGTGGCGCTCTATCTCACCCACGAGTACCTCGACAGTCAGGGCAAACTCCCGAACATGGGCGTCGAAGTTGACAACGGCTACGTCCTCGTCGTCCCCGGTGACGACGGCCGCCGCGCCTTCGCGGCCGGCACGGGCATGGACGCCATGGAGTTCGCCCAGACCGCCATGGGCAACGACGGCGACATCGACGACGACCTGAGCGGCGGCACCTGCCCCGAGGCGGCCGCCGAGGAGAACCACGAGGTGAAGTTCATCTTCTCGTTCGCCGAGGCGCAAAACGAGGAGGTCGGCGGCATCTACGAGGAGGGCGACGTGGTCCACGCCTACGCCAAGTGTACCTGCGGCACGACGTACTCCGACCGCTGGGTCGTCGACGACGCGTAA
- a CDS encoding DUF7112 family protein yields MPEQLPSDHPSVQTFRANIARSGGTRRPCLRVPDDVTAADGDFVRLHLGGTAYHARLSADASGLVIRGAYDNKRLARTPNDGENRLVEWCREHDRADGDAVELDELDDGYQYGLRVPGVRQVYRITERPNDSLSSIAEQFGPSDE; encoded by the coding sequence GTGCCAGAGCAACTGCCCTCCGACCATCCGTCGGTCCAGACGTTCCGCGCGAACATCGCCCGAAGCGGCGGCACCCGTCGCCCCTGCCTGCGCGTCCCCGACGACGTGACCGCCGCCGACGGCGATTTCGTCCGCCTCCACCTCGGCGGCACCGCCTACCACGCCCGTCTCTCGGCCGACGCCTCGGGACTCGTGATTCGCGGCGCGTACGACAACAAGCGCCTCGCGCGCACCCCGAACGACGGCGAGAATCGACTCGTCGAGTGGTGCCGCGAACACGACCGGGCCGACGGCGACGCCGTCGAACTCGACGAACTGGACGACGGCTACCAGTACGGCCTCCGGGTTCCGGGTGTCCGGCAGGTGTACCGCATCACCGAACGGCCGAACGACTCGCTTTCGAGCATCGCGGAGCAGTTCGGCCCGTCCGACGAGTGA
- a CDS encoding 30S ribosomal protein S6e: MAEFMVVVADPDSGATYQVDVEGQDANRFLGRDLGDEVDGAAVGLDGFTLELTGGSDKAGRPMHPDVPGGALKEILAEDGIGYKPSRDGERKRVTVRGREVSDETVQINAKVVAGEGDVAAAFGEGDDEEADE, encoded by the coding sequence ATGGCAGAATTCATGGTCGTCGTCGCCGACCCCGACTCCGGTGCGACCTACCAAGTCGACGTCGAAGGACAGGACGCAAACCGATTCCTCGGCCGCGACCTCGGTGACGAGGTCGACGGCGCGGCCGTCGGTCTCGACGGCTTCACGCTCGAACTGACGGGCGGTTCGGACAAGGCCGGCCGACCGATGCACCCCGACGTACCCGGCGGCGCGCTCAAGGAAATCCTCGCCGAAGACGGCATCGGCTACAAGCCGTCCCGCGACGGCGAGCGCAAGCGCGTCACCGTCCGCGGCCGCGAGGTCTCCGACGAGACCGTCCAGATCAACGCGAAGGTCGTCGCCGGCGAGGGCGACGTCGCCGCCGCCTTCGGTGAGGGCGACGACGAAGAAGCCGACGAATAA
- a CDS encoding rubrerythrin-like domain-containing protein, translated as MSKDIDTRGVVALVKAKSRALVGPEPTDLVERRPAELVERRTEALVEAEPTTLVEPRPTTLVKQRRHECPTCGYKSEEAVHERVCPECGGTLRNAGTGRD; from the coding sequence ATGAGCAAGGATATCGACACGCGTGGGGTCGTGGCCCTCGTCAAAGCCAAATCGAGGGCGCTGGTCGGCCCCGAGCCGACGGACCTCGTCGAACGACGCCCGGCGGAGTTGGTCGAGCGCCGGACAGAGGCGTTGGTCGAGGCGGAGCCGACGACGCTCGTCGAACCCCGGCCGACAACGCTCGTAAAACAGCGACGCCACGAATGTCCCACCTGCGGCTACAAGTCCGAAGAGGCCGTTCACGAACGAGTCTGCCCGGAGTGCGGCGGGACGCTTCGCAACGCCGGCACGGGTCGGGACTGA
- a CDS encoding aminopeptidase: MDERIHEHAAVLVDWSARIETGDDVVVSVGEEAHDLAVAVADALGERGANVVTTYASEEVQRAYLRAHDGDFELPEHELALYEAADSVLFLGGTRNTAATADVPTETQQAYGRATSEVKEARMDTDWVSTVHPTRAAAQQAGMSFEAYADFVYDAILRDWSELAEEMANMKDVLDAGSEVRIVKADTDLTMSIEGRTAVNSAASVAYDSHNLPSGEVFTAPVEDAVEGEVFFDVPMTLEGQRVENVHLTFEGGEVVDFSAGAGEDALAGILDTDEGARRLGELGIGMNRGIDRFTDSILFDEKMGDTVHLAVGRAYGACLPEGEDGNQSAVHTDMITDMSEDSRIEVDGEVVQRNGTFRWEDGF, from the coding sequence ATGGACGAACGCATCCACGAGCACGCCGCGGTGCTCGTCGACTGGAGCGCGCGAATCGAGACCGGCGACGACGTGGTCGTCTCCGTCGGCGAGGAGGCCCACGACCTCGCGGTCGCCGTCGCCGACGCCCTCGGCGAGCGCGGCGCGAACGTCGTCACGACGTACGCCTCCGAGGAGGTCCAGCGGGCGTACCTCCGCGCGCACGACGGCGACTTCGAACTTCCCGAACACGAACTCGCCCTCTACGAGGCCGCCGACTCGGTGCTCTTTCTCGGCGGCACCCGCAACACGGCGGCGACCGCCGACGTACCGACCGAGACGCAGCAGGCCTACGGCCGCGCCACGAGCGAGGTCAAAGAGGCGCGCATGGACACCGACTGGGTCTCGACGGTCCATCCGACCCGCGCGGCGGCCCAGCAGGCGGGCATGTCGTTCGAGGCGTACGCCGACTTCGTTTACGACGCGATTCTCCGCGACTGGTCGGAACTCGCCGAGGAGATGGCGAACATGAAAGACGTGCTCGACGCCGGGTCGGAGGTCCGCATCGTCAAGGCCGACACCGACCTCACGATGTCCATCGAGGGGCGGACCGCCGTCAACTCCGCGGCGTCGGTCGCCTACGACTCCCACAACCTCCCGTCGGGCGAAGTGTTCACCGCACCCGTCGAAGACGCCGTCGAGGGCGAGGTGTTCTTCGACGTGCCGATGACGCTTGAGGGTCAGCGCGTCGAGAACGTCCACCTGACGTTCGAGGGCGGCGAGGTCGTGGACTTCTCCGCGGGCGCGGGCGAGGACGCGCTGGCCGGCATCCTCGACACCGACGAGGGCGCGCGCCGACTCGGGGAACTCGGCATCGGCATGAACCGCGGCATCGACCGCTTCACCGACAGCATCCTCTTCGACGAGAAGATGGGCGACACCGTCCATCTCGCGGTCGGTCGAGCCTACGGCGCGTGTCTCCCGGAGGGCGAAGACGGCAACCAGTCCGCGGTCCACACGGACATGATAACCGACATGAGCGAGGACTCGCGCATCGAGGTCGACGGCGAGGTCGTCCAGCGGAACGGTACGTTCCGGTGGGAAGACGGGTTTTAA
- the gnd gene encoding phosphogluconate dehydrogenase (NAD(+)-dependent, decarboxylating) translates to MQLGVIGLGRMGRIVVDRVLDAGHEVVAFDLSAEAVAAAADAGAEPADSVADLVDRLGDDKRIWLMVPAGDAVDATLDDLDPHLDGDDVVVDGGNSHFEESVRRAEACSAAYLDCGTSGGPAGAELGFSLMVGGPQWAYDELTPVFDAVATGPDGHGHMGDSGSGHYVKMVHNGVEYALMQAYGEGFELLAEGRYDLDLESVAKTWNNGAVIRSWLLELCEEAFREEGSDLGDVDDHVAGGSTGTWTVQEALEQEVPVPLIYQSLAERFGSRADDRFSRRLANRLRYGFGRHEVARKDD, encoded by the coding sequence ATGCAACTAGGCGTCATCGGCCTCGGCCGGATGGGGCGCATCGTAGTCGACCGAGTGCTCGATGCCGGGCACGAGGTCGTGGCCTTCGACCTCTCGGCGGAAGCCGTCGCGGCGGCCGCCGACGCGGGTGCCGAACCCGCGGACAGCGTCGCCGACCTCGTCGACCGGCTCGGCGACGACAAGCGAATCTGGCTCATGGTCCCCGCGGGCGACGCGGTGGACGCGACCCTCGACGACCTCGACCCGCACCTCGACGGGGACGACGTGGTCGTCGACGGCGGCAACTCCCACTTCGAGGAGTCCGTGCGGCGCGCCGAGGCGTGCTCGGCGGCCTACCTCGACTGCGGGACCTCCGGCGGCCCCGCCGGTGCCGAACTCGGCTTTTCGCTCATGGTCGGCGGCCCGCAGTGGGCCTACGACGAGCTGACCCCCGTCTTCGACGCCGTGGCGACCGGCCCCGACGGCCACGGCCACATGGGCGACTCCGGCTCCGGCCACTACGTGAAGATGGTCCACAACGGCGTCGAGTACGCGCTGATGCAGGCGTACGGCGAGGGCTTCGAACTGCTCGCCGAGGGTCGCTACGACCTCGACCTCGAATCGGTCGCCAAGACGTGGAACAACGGCGCGGTCATCCGCTCGTGGCTCCTCGAACTCTGCGAGGAGGCGTTCCGCGAGGAGGGCAGCGACCTCGGTGACGTGGACGACCACGTCGCGGGCGGCTCGACCGGCACGTGGACGGTCCAAGAGGCGCTCGAACAGGAGGTCCCGGTCCCGCTCATCTACCAGTCGCTCGCCGAGCGGTTCGGCTCCCGCGCCGACGACCGCTTCTCCCGCCGCCTCGCCAACCGGCTCCGGTACGGCTTCGGCCGGCACGAGGTCGCGCGGAAAGACGACTGA
- a CDS encoding 2Fe-2S iron-sulfur cluster-binding protein — MAVISMVGVGAGLVLVLLAVALHYSKGTGWEPTADITQEVLERRAATVAETDFPEPMNRSIGGGGGVAAVGAGEEGAELEGEEAEEEQSPADMPEDEVEYFEVEFVKQGETIELASNETVLDQGEDAGMDLPYACRQGSCVSCAAKITDGPAEEYITHHTQETLSDEEMDNGYTLTCVAYPKADFAIETGEAP, encoded by the coding sequence ATGGCAGTCATCAGTATGGTGGGTGTCGGGGCCGGATTGGTCCTGGTACTCCTCGCCGTCGCCCTGCACTACTCGAAGGGCACCGGCTGGGAGCCGACCGCCGACATCACACAGGAGGTCCTCGAACGCCGCGCGGCGACCGTCGCAGAGACCGACTTCCCCGAGCCGATGAACCGTTCTATCGGGGGGGGCGGCGGGGTCGCCGCGGTCGGAGCCGGCGAAGAGGGCGCCGAACTCGAAGGTGAGGAGGCGGAAGAAGAACAGAGTCCCGCCGACATGCCCGAAGACGAAGTCGAGTACTTCGAAGTCGAGTTCGTCAAGCAGGGCGAGACCATCGAGCTGGCGAGCAACGAGACGGTGCTCGACCAGGGCGAAGACGCCGGGATGGACCTCCCCTACGCGTGCCGACAGGGTTCCTGTGTCTCCTGTGCCGCGAAGATTACCGACGGCCCGGCCGAAGAGTACATCACGCACCACACCCAGGAGACGCTCTCCGACGAGGAGATGGACAACGGCTACACGCTCACCTGCGTCGCCTACCCGAAAGCCGACTTCGCCATCGAGACCGGCGAAGCGCCGTAA
- a CDS encoding MATE family efflux transporter — MSLPEGGSLTEGDLKRPMFELAWPIIVTELLQVAYNLADTVWLGRLSTDAVAAISLAFPLIFLLISVGGGFTVAGSTLVAQYTGAKSEGSAGTVAGQTLTFITVIAVVVGVIGFFATDAMLGVLPSSEATAGQVIPLAGDYMRVFFLGLPFLFGFFVFSALMRGYGNTRAPMVVMFISVVINIVIDPVFIFGFDANPLFSMLGVEGFQASLFAATGFDGFKVAGAAYATVLSRAVATVIGIYVIFGTSAGPDVQLADFRPQFEYIKQIVDIGVPSAIEQSATALGFITLTAMVVTFNPEVVAAFGLGNRLTSLVFLPALGLGRATNTIVGQNLGAQKPERAESAVRLAAKVGASVMLVTGVLAYIFAEPIVAFFLQTGTASAAQTIDLGVEYIRIRAVEFGFIGVLQVILGAYRGAGNTKTALGFSLFALWLGRVPIVYLLSFQFGFAETGIWLGMAVGQILGAIAATAWFTRGTWKHSVVDADAVGT, encoded by the coding sequence GTGTCCCTCCCCGAAGGAGGTTCCCTCACCGAAGGCGACCTCAAACGGCCGATGTTCGAACTGGCGTGGCCGATTATCGTCACCGAACTCCTCCAGGTGGCGTACAACCTCGCGGACACCGTCTGGCTCGGCCGGCTCTCGACCGACGCCGTCGCCGCCATCAGCCTCGCGTTTCCGCTCATCTTCCTGCTCATCTCCGTCGGTGGCGGCTTCACCGTCGCCGGGAGCACGCTCGTCGCGCAGTACACCGGCGCGAAAAGCGAGGGCTCCGCCGGGACCGTCGCCGGGCAGACGCTCACGTTCATCACCGTCATCGCCGTCGTCGTCGGCGTCATCGGCTTTTTCGCCACCGACGCGATGCTCGGCGTCCTCCCGAGCTCGGAGGCGACCGCCGGGCAGGTCATCCCCCTCGCCGGCGACTACATGCGGGTGTTCTTCCTCGGCCTGCCGTTCCTCTTCGGCTTCTTCGTCTTCTCCGCGCTCATGCGCGGCTACGGCAACACCCGCGCCCCGATGGTCGTGATGTTCATCAGCGTCGTCATCAACATCGTCATCGACCCGGTGTTCATCTTCGGCTTCGACGCCAACCCGCTGTTTTCGATGCTCGGAGTAGAGGGCTTTCAGGCGAGCCTCTTCGCCGCCACGGGTTTCGACGGCTTCAAAGTCGCCGGCGCGGCGTACGCGACGGTCCTCTCGCGCGCCGTCGCCACCGTCATCGGCATCTACGTCATCTTCGGGACGAGCGCCGGCCCCGACGTGCAACTCGCCGACTTCCGCCCGCAGTTCGAGTACATCAAGCAAATCGTCGATATCGGCGTCCCGAGCGCCATCGAGCAGTCCGCCACCGCCCTCGGCTTCATCACACTCACCGCGATGGTCGTCACGTTCAACCCCGAAGTCGTCGCCGCGTTCGGCCTCGGCAACCGCCTCACGTCGCTCGTGTTCCTCCCGGCGCTCGGCCTCGGGCGAGCGACCAACACCATCGTCGGCCAGAATCTCGGCGCACAAAAACCGGAGCGCGCCGAGAGCGCCGTCCGGCTCGCCGCCAAGGTCGGCGCGAGCGTCATGCTCGTCACCGGCGTCCTCGCCTACATCTTCGCCGAACCCATCGTCGCGTTCTTCCTCCAGACCGGGACGGCCTCGGCCGCCCAAACCATCGACCTCGGCGTCGAGTACATCCGCATCCGCGCGGTCGAGTTCGGCTTTATTGGCGTCCTCCAGGTCATCCTCGGCGCGTACCGCGGCGCGGGGAACACGAAAACCGCCCTCGGCTTCTCGCTTTTCGCGCTCTGGTTGGGCCGCGTCCCCATCGTCTACCTGCTTTCGTTCCAGTTCGGCTTCGCCGAGACCGGTATCTGGCTCGGAATGGCCGTCGGACAGATTCTCGGCGCGATTGCGGCCACGGCGTGGTTCACCCGCGGGACGTGGAAACACAGCGTCGTCGACGCCGACGCGGTCGGAACGTAA
- a CDS encoding ribbon-helix-helix protein, CopG family has protein sequence MSQCFGSISVGTKTDDAMCEFLNRESERLGVSNSELIRRILEHYRDGRSGNLRCPHCEGLLEVVV, from the coding sequence ATGTCTCAATGCTTTGGCTCCATATCGGTCGGAACGAAGACGGATGATGCTATGTGTGAGTTCCTAAATCGTGAGTCAGAACGACTTGGGGTATCTAATTCTGAACTCATTAGACGAATTCTCGAACACTACCGAGATGGGCGGTCTGGGAACCTTCGGTGTCCACATTGTGAGGGTTTGCTTGAGGTGGTGGTATAG
- a CDS encoding IS4-like element ISHvo11 family transposase: MGSMTYSPPDSVIVDRIQRAFPSDELRERARATNLVQRERKFDIVALFYTLSFGFAAGSDRSLQAFLERYVEMADCDELSYASFHDWFEPGFVALLREILDDAIENLDTGREDLNGRLERFRDVLIADATIVSLYQDAADIYTATGDHQAELKLHLTESLSTGLPTRFRTTDGTTHERSQLPTGEWVADALILLDLGFYDFWLFDRIDQNGGWFVSRVKDNANFEIVEELRTWRGNSIPLEGESLQAVLEDLQRQEIDVRITLSFERKRGSGASATRTFRLVGLRNEETDEYHLYLTNLAREDYSAPDIAQLYRARWEVELLFKELKSRFGLDEIKTTDGYIIEALIIMAAISLMMSRVIVDELRSLEARQREGEAAADADSSASRLPRRRCSLAVERHGHLIQLYLMIELGYELPDLDELLLWASRNPNPHRDRLREQVERGEFGFDRY, translated from the coding sequence GTGGGAAGTATGACCTACAGCCCACCGGATTCGGTCATAGTTGACCGGATTCAAAGAGCGTTTCCCTCTGATGAGTTGCGCGAGCGCGCTCGCGCAACGAATCTCGTCCAACGAGAGCGGAAATTCGACATCGTTGCGCTGTTCTACACACTCTCGTTTGGCTTCGCTGCTGGCTCAGACCGCTCTCTCCAAGCATTTCTCGAACGCTACGTCGAGATGGCTGACTGTGACGAACTCTCCTACGCATCGTTCCACGACTGGTTCGAACCAGGATTCGTTGCACTCCTTCGAGAGATTCTCGATGACGCAATCGAGAATCTCGATACCGGACGAGAAGATTTGAACGGCCGTCTCGAACGCTTTCGAGACGTCCTCATTGCTGACGCAACCATCGTTTCGCTGTACCAGGACGCCGCTGATATCTACACAGCAACCGGCGACCATCAAGCCGAACTGAAACTTCACCTCACCGAATCTCTCTCGACTGGGCTCCCGACACGATTCCGGACAACCGATGGGACGACTCATGAACGGAGTCAGCTACCCACCGGTGAGTGGGTAGCTGACGCCCTCATCTTGCTCGATTTAGGCTTCTACGACTTCTGGTTGTTCGACCGAATCGACCAGAACGGCGGGTGGTTCGTCTCCCGGGTGAAGGACAACGCGAACTTCGAGATCGTCGAAGAACTGCGAACGTGGCGAGGCAACAGCATTCCGCTGGAAGGAGAGTCGCTGCAGGCCGTCCTTGAGGACCTGCAGCGACAGGAAATCGACGTCCGCATCACGCTTTCATTCGAGCGCAAACGAGGGTCGGGCGCCAGCGCGACCCGGACGTTCCGACTGGTCGGCCTGCGCAACGAGGAGACCGACGAGTACCATCTGTATCTGACGAATCTGGCGAGAGAGGACTACAGCGCGCCCGATATCGCGCAGCTCTATCGGGCGCGCTGGGAGGTCGAACTGCTGTTCAAGGAGCTGAAGTCGCGGTTCGGCTTGGACGAGATCAAGACGACCGACGGCTACATCATCGAGGCGCTGATCATCATGGCCGCAATTTCGTTGATGATGAGTCGTGTAATCGTGGATGAGTTACGGTCGCTCGAGGCAAGACAGCGAGAGGGCGAAGCCGCCGCAGACGCCGACTCGTCGGCGTCGCGGCTCCCTCGGCGTCGCTGTTCGCTCGCCGTGGAACGCCACGGTCATCTAATCCAGTTGTATCTCATGATCGAGTTGGGCTACGAACTGCCGGATTTGGACGAGCTGTTGCTGTGGGCGTCACGAAATCCAAATCCACACAGAGATCGGTTACGTGAGCAGGTTGAACGAGGTGAGTTCGGCTTTGATCGCTACTAA
- a CDS encoding recombinase family protein, with protein sequence MKVGCYCRVSTPEQNLDRQIESTTTYSQSELDVALSELQVYRDKATGTNTSREGYKRLMGDVEAGEVDTVVVHEISRLARSLQDLDRTVSRVMESGATIHFVRDGLSFGDGDEQPMHRLQMQMLGAFAEWEARVKRMNTREGIAARQANPEYHHGPAPCVLV encoded by the coding sequence ATGAAGGTCGGTTGTTATTGCCGTGTTTCTACTCCTGAGCAGAATCTTGACCGGCAGATTGAGTCCACTACTACTTACTCTCAGAGTGAACTCGATGTGGCCCTCTCAGAGCTTCAGGTGTACCGAGACAAGGCAACAGGTACAAACACCTCCCGAGAGGGTTACAAGCGCCTCATGGGCGACGTAGAGGCGGGAGAGGTGGATACGGTGGTTGTCCATGAGATTAGCCGTCTCGCTCGGTCACTCCAAGATTTGGATCGTACCGTCTCTCGCGTCATGGAGTCGGGAGCGACGATACATTTCGTCAGGGATGGTCTCTCATTCGGGGATGGCGACGAACAACCCATGCACAGACTACAGATGCAGATGCTCGGAGCGTTCGCGGAGTGGGAGGCGCGAGTGAAACGGATGAACACGCGAGAGGGCATAGCGGCCCGTCAGGCGAATCCCGAGTATCATCATGGACCTGCTCCATGCGTTCTAGTTTAG
- a CDS encoding DUF262 domain-containing protein: MGNSDMDLEAEELRLIDLLGERTRIFRVPIFQREYKWKQKQRSELWDDIETIGTEAKPSHFVGQVILVEDERKSDEDVDTYKIVDGQQRLTTFSILVSVPHKASSASCF; this comes from the coding sequence ATGGGAAATAGCGATATGGATCTTGAAGCCGAGGAATTGAGGCTTATTGATCTACTGGGTGAACGAACCCGTATCTTCCGTGTTCCGATCTTCCAAAGGGAGTATAAGTGGAAACAGAAGCAACGTTCCGAATTATGGGATGATATTGAAACGATAGGTACTGAGGCAAAGCCTTCTCACTTTGTCGGACAGGTTATTCTTGTAGAAGATGAGAGGAAGTCCGACGAAGACGTAGACACATACAAGATTGTAGATGGCCAACAACGACTGACTACATTTTCTATACTAGTCTCAGTACCTCACAAAGCATCCTCGGCTAGCTGTTTCTGA
- a CDS encoding HNH endonuclease family protein — protein sequence MTAAYQVFQTQNDRGLALSPLNLAKTKLLEEASLVGLNEESVRRRWENISTRLEENDQVSSAAPRRAFTHYLIVDEEYDVRSRVTTKDFYRTFAAALDKHEGATEIRRFISKLEDYTDRYIDIHEGTVRKYQRNKRSLINDQMRFFQSKNSHAPVVLLYLVENIDTADEMENLLRLANKLNVRLNLQDAAPAYHRDSMYQLVTKLIDSKQSKWEDEAEDLIKERTVSDKQLKEILKGRELPNSRFTRFLLRALEEDYYNAGSRETRIDLDQVDLEHIAPLSSLSSERYSTWAAVFNHNEERFDHYKSRLGNLTLLADRQNSRVRNGSYAEKCAEYEQSDITMTQRIPDNYPSWGFETIEDRTRTIAQDIVNLWGV from the coding sequence ATGACTGCGGCGTACCAAGTGTTTCAAACACAAAACGACCGTGGGCTTGCGTTATCTCCGCTTAACCTCGCTAAAACAAAACTCCTAGAAGAGGCGAGTCTGGTTGGACTGAACGAGGAGTCCGTTAGACGCCGTTGGGAAAACATTTCCACCCGGTTAGAAGAAAACGACCAGGTGAGCAGCGCAGCCCCCCGAAGAGCGTTTACGCACTACTTGATTGTCGACGAAGAATACGACGTTCGGAGTAGAGTGACCACCAAAGACTTCTACCGGACATTCGCGGCTGCTTTGGACAAGCATGAGGGGGCAACAGAGATACGTCGATTCATCTCAAAGCTTGAGGACTACACAGACAGGTACATAGATATCCACGAAGGAACCGTTCGTAAATATCAGCGTAACAAGAGGAGTTTGATTAACGACCAAATGAGGTTCTTCCAGAGCAAGAATTCTCATGCTCCGGTTGTTCTCTTGTATCTTGTCGAGAACATTGATACAGCGGACGAGATGGAGAATTTACTGCGATTAGCGAACAAGCTGAATGTCCGTCTGAACTTGCAGGATGCTGCGCCAGCTTACCATCGAGACAGCATGTACCAACTTGTAACTAAGCTCATCGATAGTAAGCAGTCCAAGTGGGAGGATGAAGCAGAAGATCTAATAAAAGAACGTACCGTCAGCGACAAGCAGTTAAAAGAGATATTGAAAGGCCGAGAGCTTCCGAACAGCCGCTTCACCCGTTTCCTGCTCCGTGCTCTGGAAGAGGATTACTATAACGCTGGCTCTCGTGAGACCAGAATTGACCTTGACCAAGTCGATCTTGAGCATATCGCACCGCTTAGCTCTCTTTCATCGGAGAGATATAGCACATGGGCAGCGGTCTTCAATCATAATGAGGAACGCTTTGATCACTACAAATCCAGACTTGGAAACCTTACGCTACTTGCAGACCGGCAGAATTCGAGAGTAAGGAATGGCTCGTATGCTGAGAAGTGCGCTGAGTACGAGCAGTCAGATATTACCATGACTCAGAGAATTCCAGACAATTATCCTTCCTGGGGCTTTGAGACGATAGAAGACCGTACCCGGACGATTGCTCAAGATATCGTGAATTTGTGGGGTGTGTAA